The sequence below is a genomic window from Actinomycetes bacterium.
GCTGCGCTCTCTCGACCGAAAGCCGAAAGCACCCGACGGCGTTGCAGAAATGGTTCCCAGTTCACCGGATGCAGTGGTCCGGGATCGAGTTCCGCGGCCAGGTCATCTTCGCCCGACCAGCCTGCTGCCAACCGGGGTTCGTCAGGATCGGTTGGCGCGACACTGCCTGGCGATAGATCTCCGGCTTGCAGCCGCTGAGACCACGGCACCCACTTCGGTGCCAGCAGTGCTTCATCGCCAGGGGACATGAACACTTCGTCGACAGTTACCTTCTTGGATCGGGGTGCGCGAGTTACCGTGACCCGCCACTCCCAACCGTGATAGCCCGACAGAGTACAACTGAACCGGTGGGCAACAAGTCGATCTTCTTGGGCTTCGATACCGAGGTGCACGGCAACGGCTTCCGGGCCGCCATCCTCAATCACCGCCGCCAGCGCCAAGTCAACTGCTGCAGCACAAATAGGGTCCGGGATGCCGACGTCGACCGCCGGCAGTTTTGTGGTCATGGCTCAGATTGTCTCAGGTCACGACAGACTGAGGAAAAGCTTCTCTAGGCGTTCCTGATCCATGGGGGGCTCGTCACCGACTGCCTCGGCAGCGGCACATTGCCGCATACCTTCGGTGACTATGCGAATGCCGGCACTGTCAATCGCCTTAGAGACTGCAGCGACTTGCACCAGAACGTCGCTGCAGTCGCGACCTTCCTCGATCATGTTGAGGATGCCGCGAATCTGACCCTGCGCCCGGTTCAACCGATTAGTGATTTCGGTGCGGCACTCGTCTTCGATGTTCATGATTATCGTTCTCGCTTCCGGCTAGCTGTTAGTTTTACCTATTTTTTTGGCAAAACCAAGACATGGCGGGCAATTTCGTCGTCCAGTTCGGCGCGACCGCTAGCTGTTGACAGCGTAATCCGGTCCTGCTGCCGTTGACACTCGACGAGAGCGCCAGCCTGCACGCCTGCTTGTTGAAAAGCCCCCATCGTCGCAGCAGTAGATTGCGCGGTCTCATCAATGCGTTGCACGACAGCGGGGCGGACTTCGTCGTCCGCCCACGAGGCCAAATCAGTGGTGCCTTCGGGAAGTTCCGCTGAACTGTCGGGAAGGTCCAACTCAGAAAGAGCAGGAATAGGATTTCCGAACGGAGATTTGGTGGGATTACCGAGAAGTTCCAGCATCCGGCGCTCGACTTCATCACTCATGACATGCTCCCAACGGCATGCTTCCTCGTGAACATGCTCTGGATCTAGCTTGAGTAGATCCATCAGCATGCATTCCGCGAGTCGATGCTTACGCATGACGCGAGCTGCTCGCTCGTGGCCGGCGTCGCTGAGTTCGATTCGGCGGTCGGCTGCGACCCGAAGCAAGCCGTCGCGCTCCATCCGGGCGACTGTCTGCGACACGGTAGGGCCGCTTTGGGAGAGTCGTTCCGCGATGCGGGCACGCAGCGGCGGCGTGCCTTCCTCCTCGAGTTCGTAGATGGTCCGCAGATACATCTCTGTGGTGTCGATCAGGTGGCTCATCGCGGGCGTGCCCGTGCCTTTCTGGCTGGTTCCGCTCTTATTGTGACGGTATTCGGCGGCCATGGGTAGTCCCGTCGCGCTCATCGTGCCCTCGGCGGCCCCCCGGCGTACGGTAGGCGCGTGAATAAAGTGGTGTGGTTTCGGCGGGATCTGCGGCTGGTAGACCATGGCGCCCTCGCGGCGGCTGCCGCCACGGCGGAACCAACAGTTCCGCTCTTCGTCATAGATCCGGCAATCTGGTCAACCGCCGGCCCCC
It includes:
- a CDS encoding MarR family transcriptional regulator, yielding MSHLIDTTEMYLRTIYELEEEGTPPLRARIAERLSQSGPTVSQTVARMERDGLLRVAADRRIELSDAGHERAARVMRKHRLAECMLMDLLKLDPEHVHEEACRWEHVMSDEVERRMLELLGNPTKSPFGNPIPALSELDLPDSSAELPEGTTDLASWADDEVRPAVVQRIDETAQSTAATMGAFQQAGVQAGALVECQRQQDRITLSTASGRAELDDEIARHVLVLPKK
- a CDS encoding DUF3027 domain-containing protein, which gives rise to MTTKLPAVDVGIPDPICAAAVDLALAAVIEDGGPEAVAVHLGIEAQEDRLVAHRFSCTLSGYHGWEWRVTVTRAPRSKKVTVDEVFMSPGDEALLAPKWVPWSQRLQAGDLSPGSVAPTDPDEPRLAAGWSGEDDLAAELDPGPLHPVNWEPFLQRRRVLSAFGRESAATRWYKSSAGPANAESRSAPAQCGSCGWLLTIGGPLGQAFGVCSNRIANADGQVVSFEHGCGAHSEAVPRVVHSGRPQAALDEVAIDELDLGHS
- a CDS encoding metal-sensitive transcriptional regulator: MNIEDECRTEITNRLNRAQGQIRGILNMIEEGRDCSDVLVQVAAVSKAIDSAGIRIVTEGMRQCAAAEAVGDEPPMDQERLEKLFLSLS